In Streptomyces sp. NBC_00091, the following proteins share a genomic window:
- a CDS encoding ABC transporter permease — MTAVLTRRPGLSRIRAPRSPLYPICLGFVALVVAAALLAPWVVPYDPNVIDLGNALAAPSAEHPLGVDAAGRDTLSRLLLGARTSLLGPLGVVAFSTVAGVAVGMAAAWKGGWLDSVLSRSTELVFAFPGMLLAILIISVHGEGLIAPVIALAVAYLPYVSRLTRSLVLAERERPYVSAYQVQGHSSPQICLRHVLPNIAPVVLAQSTINFGYALMDLAGLSFLGLGVPALTPDWGRMVFDGQTAIQHGYPLSAILPCVVIVLTVVAFNVAGERWADRVARRDR; from the coding sequence ATGACCGCCGTCCTGACCCGCCGGCCCGGCCTCTCCCGGATCCGGGCGCCCCGGTCACCGCTGTACCCGATCTGCCTGGGCTTCGTCGCCCTCGTCGTGGCGGCCGCACTGCTCGCACCCTGGGTGGTGCCGTACGACCCCAACGTCATCGACCTCGGCAACGCCCTCGCCGCACCCTCCGCCGAGCATCCGCTCGGTGTGGACGCGGCCGGCCGCGACACCCTGTCCCGCCTGCTGCTCGGCGCCCGCACCTCCCTGCTCGGCCCGCTCGGCGTGGTCGCCTTCTCCACCGTCGCCGGGGTCGCCGTCGGCATGGCCGCGGCCTGGAAGGGCGGCTGGCTCGACTCCGTCCTCTCCCGCAGTACGGAACTGGTCTTCGCCTTCCCCGGCATGCTCCTGGCCATCCTGATCATCTCCGTCCACGGCGAAGGGCTGATCGCACCGGTCATCGCCCTCGCCGTCGCCTACCTCCCCTACGTCAGCCGCCTCACCCGCTCCCTGGTCCTGGCCGAACGCGAGCGCCCCTACGTCAGCGCCTACCAGGTACAGGGACACTCCTCGCCGCAGATCTGCCTGCGCCACGTCCTGCCCAACATCGCCCCCGTCGTCCTCGCCCAGTCCACCATCAACTTCGGCTACGCCCTCATGGACCTCGCGGGCCTGTCCTTCCTCGGACTCGGCGTGCCCGCGCTCACCCCCGACTGGGGCCGCATGGTCTTCGACGGCCAGACCGCGATCCAGCACGGCTACCCGCTGTCCGCGATCCTGCCCTGCGTCGTCATCGTCCTGACCGTGGTCGCCTTCAACGTGGCCGGAGAACGCTGGGCCGACCGGGTCGCCAGGAGGGACCGATGA
- a CDS encoding helix-turn-helix domain-containing protein: MGDPSLALPGGADPVERTRVLRRAHETFTRDGRVEAPVRAVIAKSWRRCARARVSPECAPRLDRAEAELLAYREQHPLARVMPLFRDLVGAFAAHGAHLLAVCDARGGLLWVEGEAATLRRAEGLGFVPGARWAETAMGTNAPGTAVAVGAPVQVFGAEHFSRRVHPWTCAAAPVRDPGTGQVLGAVDITGGDGLAHPHSLAFVQAVARAAEAQLALLAPQPPAARDTLTALGRDEALLVLGGRRIPLGRRHSEIMALLAHHPEGMTGEELAFALYEEGSVAAVTLRAEMSRLRALLGAGNLLSRPYRTAAPLEADFTAVTRHLAAGAVSAALTRYPGPLLPASSAPGIVRLRRRIEDQARAAVIARADAGLLTDWVCSPWGAEDPEVWRALAAALPPQSRPAALARVRSLDAELGVRRATYPQPARS; this comes from the coding sequence ATGGGCGATCCGTCGTTGGCGCTGCCGGGCGGGGCCGATCCCGTCGAACGCACGCGCGTCCTGCGACGGGCGCACGAGACCTTCACCCGGGACGGGCGGGTCGAGGCACCGGTCCGTGCCGTGATCGCCAAGTCCTGGCGGCGGTGCGCGCGGGCTCGGGTCAGCCCGGAGTGCGCGCCCCGGCTGGACCGGGCGGAGGCGGAGCTGCTGGCCTACCGCGAGCAGCACCCGCTGGCCCGGGTGATGCCGCTGTTCCGGGATCTGGTGGGGGCGTTCGCGGCGCACGGGGCCCATCTCCTGGCGGTGTGCGACGCGCGGGGCGGGCTGCTGTGGGTCGAGGGGGAGGCGGCCACGCTGCGCCGGGCGGAGGGGCTCGGCTTCGTACCGGGCGCGCGCTGGGCGGAGACGGCGATGGGCACCAACGCGCCCGGCACGGCGGTCGCCGTCGGGGCGCCCGTGCAGGTCTTCGGCGCCGAGCACTTCAGCCGCCGGGTGCACCCCTGGACGTGCGCGGCGGCCCCGGTCCGGGACCCCGGCACGGGCCAGGTGCTGGGCGCGGTGGACATCACCGGGGGTGACGGGCTGGCCCACCCCCATTCGCTGGCCTTCGTGCAGGCGGTGGCGCGAGCCGCCGAGGCCCAGCTGGCGCTGCTCGCCCCGCAGCCGCCCGCCGCCCGCGACACCCTCACCGCGCTCGGCCGTGACGAGGCGCTGCTGGTGCTCGGCGGCCGGCGGATCCCGCTGGGGCGGCGGCACAGCGAGATCATGGCGCTGCTCGCGCACCACCCCGAGGGAATGACCGGGGAGGAGCTGGCCTTCGCGCTGTACGAGGAGGGGTCGGTGGCGGCGGTGACCCTGCGGGCGGAGATGTCCCGGCTGCGCGCCCTGCTCGGCGCCGGGAACCTGCTCTCCCGCCCGTACCGCACCGCCGCCCCGCTGGAGGCCGATTTCACCGCCGTGACCCGGCATCTCGCGGCGGGGGCCGTCTCGGCCGCCCTGACCCGCTATCCGGGCCCGCTGCTGCCGGCTTCCTCGGCGCCCGGCATCGTCCGGCTGCGGCGCCGGATCGAGGACCAGGCGCGGGCCGCGGTGATCGCCCGGGCGGACGCGGGGCTGCTGACGGACTGGGTGTGCAGCCCGTGGGGCGCGGAGGACCCGGAGGTGTGGCGGGCGCTGGCCGCGGCGCTGCCGCCGCAGAGCCGTCCGGCCGCGCTGGCCCGCGTACGCTCCCTCGACGCGGAGCTCGGCGTCCGGCGTGCAACGTACCCGCAACCTGCCCGCTCCTAG
- a CDS encoding aldehyde dehydrogenase family protein, whose product MARYAAPGTEGSLMSYESRYGHFIGGEYVEPAQGRWFANPSPVTGQPFTEVARGTAEDVERALDAAHAAAPAWGRTSVTERSTILLRIADRMEQNLEALAVAETWENGKPIRETLAADLPLAIDQFRYFAGALRAQEGSLSQLDEDTVAYHFHEPLGVVGQIIPWNFPILMAVWKLAPALAAGNTVVLKPAEQTPASVHYWLSLVADLLPPGVVNIVNGFGEEAGKPLASSPRVAKVAFTGETSTGRLIMQYAAEHLKPVTLELGGKSPNLFFDDIWSTDDDLRDKALEGFTMFALNQGEVCTSPSRALIERGRYGDFLEAAVARTELIVPGHPLDTDTMIGAQASEEQLKKILSYVEIGQQEGAKILTGGGRIDHGGELAGGFYVEPTIFEGDNRMRIFQEEIFGPVVSVTSFQDFDDAIRIANDTAYGLGAGVWSRDINTAYRAGRAIQAGRVWTNCYHSYPAHAAFGGYKQSGIGRETHKMMLEHYQQTKNILTSYSPKKLGYF is encoded by the coding sequence ATGGCCCGTTACGCTGCGCCCGGTACCGAGGGTTCGCTGATGTCGTACGAGTCCCGCTACGGCCACTTCATCGGCGGGGAGTACGTGGAGCCCGCCCAGGGCCGCTGGTTCGCCAACCCCTCCCCCGTCACCGGCCAGCCCTTCACCGAGGTCGCGCGGGGTACGGCGGAGGACGTGGAGCGGGCGCTGGACGCCGCCCACGCGGCGGCCCCCGCGTGGGGCCGTACGTCCGTCACCGAGCGTTCCACGATCCTGCTGCGGATCGCGGACCGGATGGAGCAGAACCTGGAGGCCCTGGCCGTCGCGGAGACCTGGGAGAACGGCAAGCCGATCCGCGAGACCCTCGCCGCGGACCTCCCCCTGGCCATCGACCAGTTCCGCTACTTCGCGGGCGCCCTGCGCGCCCAGGAGGGCTCGCTCAGCCAGCTCGACGAAGACACGGTCGCTTACCACTTCCACGAGCCGCTCGGCGTGGTCGGCCAGATCATCCCGTGGAACTTCCCGATCCTGATGGCGGTGTGGAAGCTGGCTCCGGCGCTGGCGGCCGGGAACACGGTGGTCCTCAAGCCGGCCGAGCAGACGCCGGCCTCGGTGCACTACTGGCTGAGCCTGGTGGCGGACCTGCTGCCGCCGGGGGTGGTGAACATCGTCAACGGCTTCGGCGAGGAGGCCGGCAAGCCGCTGGCCTCCAGCCCGCGCGTGGCGAAGGTCGCCTTCACCGGGGAGACCTCCACGGGACGCCTGATCATGCAGTACGCGGCGGAGCACCTGAAGCCGGTCACGCTCGAACTCGGCGGCAAGAGCCCGAACCTCTTCTTCGACGACATCTGGTCGACGGACGACGACCTGCGCGACAAGGCCCTGGAGGGCTTCACGATGTTCGCGCTGAACCAGGGCGAGGTGTGTACGAGCCCGTCGCGCGCGCTGATCGAGCGCGGCCGGTACGGCGACTTCCTGGAGGCGGCGGTCGCCCGCACGGAACTGATCGTGCCGGGCCACCCGCTGGACACGGACACGATGATCGGCGCCCAGGCCTCGGAAGAGCAGTTGAAGAAGATCCTCTCCTACGTGGAGATCGGCCAGCAGGAGGGCGCGAAGATCCTCACGGGCGGCGGGCGCATCGACCACGGCGGTGAACTGGCGGGCGGCTTCTACGTGGAGCCGACCATCTTCGAGGGCGACAACCGGATGCGGATCTTCCAGGAGGAGATCTTCGGCCCGGTGGTGTCGGTGACCTCCTTCCAGGACTTCGACGACGCCATCCGCATCGCCAACGACACGGCCTACGGCCTGGGCGCGGGCGTCTGGAGCCGCGACATCAACACCGCCTACCGGGCGGGCCGCGCGATCCAGGCGGGCCGCGTCTGGACGAACTGCTACCACTCCTATCCGGCCCACGCCGCCTTCGGCGGCTACAAGCAGTCCGGCATCGGCCGCGAGACCCACAAGATGATGCTGGAGCACTATCAGCAGACGAAGAACATCCTGACCAGCTACTCCCCCAAGAAGCTCGGCTACTTCTAA
- a CDS encoding MOSC domain-containing protein, with amino-acid sequence MSTVESSAGSITGSVTGSVTGNSAQVAAVSSNAVYSFTKPNRESITLLTGLGVEGDVHAGVTVKHRSRVAQDPTQPNLRQVHLIHRELFEEVAEAGFSVAPGQLGENVTTEGIDLLALPTGTMLGIGEEAVVEVTGLRNPCPQINAFQDGLLKQVVGRDEEGRVVRKAGIMGVVHQGGTVRPGDHITVTLPPLPHVPLERV; translated from the coding sequence ATGAGCACCGTCGAGAGCTCCGCCGGGAGCATCACCGGGAGTGTCACCGGGAGTGTCACCGGGAACAGCGCACAGGTCGCAGCAGTCAGCAGCAACGCCGTGTACTCGTTCACGAAGCCGAACCGGGAGAGCATCACGCTCCTCACCGGACTCGGCGTCGAGGGCGACGTCCACGCGGGGGTCACCGTCAAGCACCGCTCGCGCGTGGCCCAGGACCCGACCCAGCCCAATCTGCGTCAGGTGCACCTGATCCACCGGGAGCTGTTCGAGGAGGTGGCCGAAGCCGGCTTCAGCGTCGCACCGGGCCAGCTCGGGGAGAACGTGACCACCGAGGGCATAGACCTGCTCGCCCTGCCGACGGGCACGATGCTGGGCATAGGCGAGGAGGCGGTGGTGGAGGTGACGGGCCTGCGCAACCCGTGTCCGCAGATCAACGCCTTCCAGGACGGACTGCTCAAGCAGGTCGTCGGCCGGGACGAGGAGGGCCGGGTGGTCCGCAAGGCCGGGATCATGGGCGTGGTCCACCAGGGCGGCACGGTCCGCCCCGGCGACCACATCACGGTCACCCTCCCGCCGCTGCCGCACGTTCCGCTCGAACGGGTCTGA
- a CDS encoding CdaR family transcriptional regulator, which yields MPDSPVTTHPTDRRIGLLATALTGRLAELSERAVERILAPSGTVAYRQLVPVEELHGSCRAHLAFTLSTLTGRHSPAPATTTALRRAGQGVPLPAVIAAYHAGGRMLLEELTAEARNAGHGGLEVLPDGAARLLGLIETGAHEITAAYQHATSATADQTGPPALAELFDGTARTTEALWRAADALRLPYDGLFVVLVADPPPGPPPELGNRLAAHGIASAWSRTAGLLSGLVSVRDQRTLERLLAVLQRSATLRYGVSPAFVSLADCATGLRLARLALATADPAGPPVAGFDDGPLAGLVVHSPDVAARMARSVLGPLLDLPAEQRTMLIGTLTAWYAAAGSTEEAAQALHCHANTVRQRLRRIRQLTGRTVTDPVGTAELYAALQAVRALPPSVLR from the coding sequence ATGCCCGATAGCCCCGTCACCACCCACCCGACGGACCGACGAATCGGCTTACTGGCCACTGCCCTGACCGGGCGTCTGGCCGAACTGAGCGAACGCGCCGTCGAGCGGATCCTCGCCCCCTCCGGCACCGTCGCCTACCGCCAACTGGTCCCCGTCGAGGAGCTGCACGGCTCCTGCCGCGCCCACCTGGCCTTCACCCTCAGCACCCTGACGGGCCGTCACAGCCCCGCCCCGGCCACCACCACCGCGCTCCGCCGGGCCGGCCAGGGCGTCCCGCTGCCCGCCGTGATCGCCGCCTACCACGCGGGCGGACGCATGCTGCTGGAGGAACTGACCGCCGAGGCGCGCAACGCCGGCCACGGCGGACTGGAGGTACTGCCCGACGGCGCGGCCCGCCTGCTCGGGCTGATCGAGACCGGCGCCCACGAGATCACCGCCGCCTACCAGCACGCGACGTCCGCCACCGCCGACCAGACGGGCCCCCCGGCCCTCGCCGAGCTCTTCGACGGCACGGCCCGCACCACCGAGGCGCTCTGGCGGGCGGCGGACGCCCTGCGCCTGCCGTACGACGGGCTGTTCGTGGTGCTGGTCGCCGACCCGCCGCCCGGACCGCCGCCCGAGCTCGGCAACCGCCTCGCCGCCCACGGCATCGCCTCCGCCTGGAGCCGCACCGCCGGCCTGCTGTCCGGGCTGGTCTCGGTCCGCGACCAACGCACCCTGGAGCGGCTGCTGGCCGTGCTCCAGCGCTCGGCCACCCTCCGCTACGGGGTGAGCCCGGCCTTCGTGAGCCTCGCCGACTGCGCCACCGGCCTGCGGCTGGCCCGGCTCGCCCTGGCCACCGCCGACCCGGCCGGCCCACCGGTCGCCGGCTTCGACGACGGCCCGCTCGCCGGACTGGTGGTGCACTCCCCGGACGTCGCCGCCCGCATGGCCCGCTCGGTCCTCGGCCCGCTGCTCGATCTCCCGGCCGAGCAGCGCACCATGCTGATCGGCACGCTCACCGCGTGGTACGCGGCCGCCGGCTCCACGGAGGAGGCCGCGCAGGCCCTGCACTGCCACGCCAACACCGTCCGCCAGCGGCTGCGCCGGATCCGCCAGCTCACCGGACGCACCGTCACCGACCCGGTCGGCACGGCCGAGTTGTACGCCGCGCTCCAAGCCGTCCGGGCGCTGCCGCCCTCCGTCCTGCGCTGA
- a CDS encoding agmatine/peptidylarginine deiminase, whose translation MNDPMAARPSSGGGVLGRRGFLTAAALAAAGAALAASEGPARAASRTGRVDAAGAFAVPAEDVPHTRTWMAWPDSTTIWRSKLAGVQANIALIAKTIAKYEPVVMCANPASASKARSMCGSAVTVITSIAVDDCWMRDTGPVFRTNGAGGLDAVGLNFNGWGNRQAHSRDELVAERIAAHVGVPITYAGLVAEGGAIEQDGAGTLMATRSSIINGNRNPGMSQAQIETAMRGAYGASKVIWFDGVYNQDITDDHVDATSRFLAPGRALVQMPMATDNDAYAKDARRQYQILSTSTTADGTPMAVTRLQGPDYYKIRSSDPNFVAAYANYYVCNGAVISSQFGDATADAAARATLVRLFPGRTVVQLNTDHLGAGGGGIHCVTQQQPVVPPAA comes from the coding sequence ATGAACGACCCAATGGCAGCCCGGCCGTCGAGCGGCGGCGGAGTCCTGGGCAGACGCGGATTCCTGACGGCCGCGGCCCTCGCCGCGGCCGGCGCCGCGCTGGCGGCGTCCGAAGGGCCGGCGCGGGCCGCGTCCCGGACCGGCCGGGTCGATGCGGCGGGCGCCTTCGCCGTCCCCGCCGAGGACGTACCGCACACCCGCACGTGGATGGCCTGGCCGGACAGCACCACCATCTGGCGGAGCAAGCTCGCGGGCGTCCAGGCGAACATCGCGCTGATCGCGAAGACGATCGCGAAGTACGAGCCCGTCGTCATGTGCGCCAACCCCGCGAGCGCGTCCAAGGCGCGTTCGATGTGCGGGTCCGCGGTCACGGTGATCACGTCCATCGCGGTGGACGACTGCTGGATGCGCGACACGGGGCCCGTCTTCCGGACGAACGGCGCCGGCGGCCTGGACGCGGTCGGCCTGAACTTCAACGGCTGGGGCAACAGGCAGGCCCACTCCAGGGACGAGCTCGTCGCCGAGAGGATCGCCGCCCACGTCGGAGTGCCGATCACGTACGCCGGCCTGGTGGCGGAGGGCGGAGCGATAGAACAGGACGGCGCCGGGACCCTGATGGCGACCCGGAGCAGCATCATCAACGGCAACCGCAACCCCGGGATGTCGCAGGCGCAGATCGAGACCGCGATGCGGGGCGCGTACGGCGCGTCCAAGGTCATCTGGTTCGACGGCGTGTACAACCAGGACATCACCGACGACCACGTCGACGCCACCTCCCGCTTCCTCGCACCAGGGCGCGCGCTGGTCCAGATGCCGATGGCGACGGACAACGACGCCTACGCGAAGGACGCGCGCCGGCAGTACCAGATCCTGTCCACGTCCACGACCGCCGACGGCACCCCGATGGCGGTCACCAGGCTCCAGGGCCCGGACTACTACAAGATCCGGTCGAGCGACCCGAACTTCGTCGCCGCCTACGCCAACTACTACGTGTGCAACGGGGCGGTGATCTCCTCCCAGTTCGGCGACGCCACGGCCGACGCAGCCGCCAGGGCGACTCTCGTCCGGCTCTTCCCCGGCCGGACCGTCGTGCAGCTCAACACCGACCACCTCGGCGCCGGAGGCGGCGGCATCCACTGCGTCACCCAGCAGCAGCCGGTTGTCCCTCCGGCTGCCTGA
- a CDS encoding SAM-dependent methyltransferase, whose product MVDSDPVGVVVGGRAEVVDDDWARERAVIRLDAGRFGPEALYGLEDFSHVEVIYHFDRVPVEKIETGARHPRNNQDWPLVGIFAQRGKNRPNRIGLSRCRVLKVDGLDVHVEGLDAVDGTPVLDLKPYMAEFGPRGETRQPEWATTLMRDYY is encoded by the coding sequence ATGGTGGATTCGGATCCGGTGGGCGTGGTCGTGGGCGGCCGGGCGGAGGTCGTCGACGACGACTGGGCGCGGGAGCGGGCGGTGATCCGGCTGGACGCCGGCCGGTTCGGCCCGGAAGCCCTCTACGGTCTGGAGGACTTCTCGCACGTCGAGGTGATCTACCACTTCGACCGCGTGCCGGTGGAGAAGATCGAGACGGGCGCCCGGCACCCCCGGAACAACCAGGACTGGCCGCTGGTCGGGATCTTCGCCCAGCGCGGCAAGAACCGGCCCAACCGGATCGGCCTCTCGCGGTGCAGGGTGCTGAAGGTGGACGGCCTGGACGTGCACGTGGAGGGCCTGGACGCGGTGGACGGCACCCCCGTGCTCGACCTCAAGCCGTACATGGCGGAATTCGGCCCCCGCGGCGAGACCCGGCAGCCGGAGTGGGCGACGACCCTGATGCGGGACTACTACTGA
- a CDS encoding ABC transporter ATP-binding protein, which produces MPSTPDNVLEVRGLHRAYGDVRAVDDVSFTLREGGSLGIVGESGSGKTTTARIVVGLERADAGEVLVHGRDRTGHGRGRGRGRAGRLARAREVQMVFQDPYLSLDPRTSVEAVLRETLRLHFPGTDHTRRVRELLDQVGLGTRAADARPRALSGGQRQRVAIARALAVEPAVLVLDEAVAALDVSVQAQILNLLADIREQTAIGYLFITHDLGVVRCVTDEVVVMRHGRIVEAGPTSSVLAAPEHPYTRLLLESVPRPGWDPDRIAAARRALR; this is translated from the coding sequence ATGCCATCGACGCCTGACAACGTGCTGGAAGTGAGGGGCCTGCACCGCGCCTACGGAGACGTACGGGCCGTGGACGACGTGTCGTTCACCCTGCGGGAGGGGGGCTCCCTCGGCATCGTGGGCGAATCCGGATCCGGCAAGACCACCACGGCCCGGATCGTCGTGGGCCTGGAACGGGCCGACGCCGGCGAGGTCCTCGTACACGGCCGCGACCGTACGGGACACGGGCGCGGCCGGGGCCGGGGCCGTGCGGGGCGCCTGGCCCGCGCCCGCGAAGTGCAGATGGTCTTCCAGGACCCCTATCTCTCCCTGGACCCCCGAACCAGCGTCGAGGCGGTGCTGCGCGAGACCCTGCGCCTGCACTTCCCCGGCACGGACCACACCCGGCGCGTCCGCGAACTGCTCGACCAGGTCGGACTGGGCACCCGCGCCGCCGACGCCCGGCCCCGCGCGCTCTCCGGCGGACAGCGCCAGCGCGTCGCCATCGCGCGCGCCCTGGCCGTGGAACCGGCCGTCCTCGTCCTGGACGAAGCCGTAGCGGCCCTCGACGTATCGGTGCAGGCGCAGATCCTCAACCTGCTCGCCGACATCCGGGAACAGACCGCGATCGGCTACCTGTTCATCACGCACGACCTCGGCGTGGTCCGCTGCGTCACCGACGAGGTGGTCGTCATGCGGCACGGCAGGATCGTCGAGGCGGGGCCCACCTCCTCGGTCCTCGCGGCGCCCGAACACCCCTACACCCGGCTGCTCCTGGAGTCCGTTCCCCGGCCCGGCTGGGACCCCGACAGGATCGCGGCGGCACGCCGGGCCCTGCGGTAG
- a CDS encoding ABC transporter ATP-binding protein yields MNPMTPPYALDVRGLRISLPGAARPVLDGVDLTVAAGETVALVGESGSGKTLTSRSALRLLPSRATVEGAVEVCGQDVLTMDPGRLTALRTGTVAMIFQDPRAAINPLRRIGDFLTESVRLAKTMSGTDATARATELLGEVGLDASALDKYPGQVSGGMLQRVMIAAALMGDPALLLADEPTTALDVTTQAEVIALLAKLRERFGTGLLFVTHDLDLAAAISDRVYVMYAGRIVETGPAEALFAHPRHPYTAALLASTPRPEAPGGRLAAIDGQPPDLRRELRGCPFAPRCPLATEVCDERAPQPLPVPGVPGHRAACHHSDRLEGSAADAIDA; encoded by the coding sequence ATGAACCCGATGACACCCCCGTACGCACTCGACGTCCGAGGGCTGCGGATCAGCCTGCCCGGCGCCGCCCGCCCCGTCCTGGACGGCGTCGACCTCACCGTCGCCGCCGGCGAGACCGTCGCCCTCGTCGGCGAGTCCGGGTCCGGGAAGACCCTCACCTCCCGCAGCGCACTGCGCCTGCTGCCGTCCAGGGCCACGGTCGAGGGCGCCGTCGAGGTGTGCGGCCAGGACGTCCTCACCATGGACCCCGGCCGGCTGACCGCCCTGCGCACCGGCACGGTGGCCATGATCTTCCAGGACCCCCGTGCCGCCATCAACCCGCTGCGCCGCATCGGCGACTTCCTCACCGAGTCCGTCCGCCTCGCCAAGACCATGAGCGGGACGGACGCGACCGCCCGGGCCACCGAACTCCTGGGCGAGGTAGGCCTCGACGCCTCCGCACTCGACAAGTACCCCGGCCAGGTTTCGGGCGGCATGCTGCAACGCGTCATGATCGCGGCCGCCCTCATGGGCGACCCGGCCCTGCTCCTCGCCGACGAGCCCACGACGGCACTGGACGTCACCACCCAGGCCGAGGTCATCGCCCTGCTCGCCAAGCTGCGCGAGCGCTTCGGCACCGGCCTGCTCTTCGTCACCCACGACCTCGACCTCGCCGCGGCCATCAGCGACCGGGTCTACGTCATGTACGCGGGACGCATCGTCGAGACCGGGCCCGCGGAGGCCCTCTTCGCGCACCCCCGCCACCCCTACACGGCGGCCCTGCTCGCCTCCACACCCCGCCCGGAGGCGCCGGGCGGCCGCCTCGCCGCCATCGACGGACAGCCCCCCGACCTGCGCCGGGAACTGCGCGGCTGCCCCTTCGCCCCCCGATGCCCGCTCGCCACCGAGGTGTGCGACGAGCGGGCCCCCCAGCCGCTGCCCGTACCCGGTGTACCCGGACACCGCGCGGCGTGCCACCACAGCGACCGGCTCGAAGGGAGCGCCGCCGATGCCATCGACGCCTGA
- a CDS encoding lipase family protein: MRFLRTAVPAFAALLATLIATATPAAAVESGDLHDPFYSLPPGGVTAGAGEVIQHRAAEFRIEPTGLINQRVRSWQLLYGSADAEGRRIAVSGTLLVPEAPYAGPGPRPVVAHAIGTHGLGDRCAPSRALAGGTQYETILIKAMLDRGWAVVATDYQGLGTAGGHSYVNGRAEGQAVLDSVRAAQRLPGAGIAPDAPVVIAGYSQGGQAASWAAELQPSYAPELKLRGASVGAPAADLLLVAKGVDGTPAFGFGLTAAVGLKHAYPELPLEELFTDHGRELLADISDDCTLQIAAKYGMHSWDRLTTEDPFTRPDWRGRLAEQRAGQQRPAVPVRLYHSRLDDVIPYRAGTELKDRLCGLGASVDWDTYLTPTHMATFYAAAPATVGWLADRIEGRPAENDC; encoded by the coding sequence ATGAGATTCCTGCGCACCGCCGTGCCCGCATTCGCCGCGCTGCTGGCCACCCTGATCGCGACGGCCACGCCGGCCGCGGCCGTGGAGAGCGGTGACCTCCACGACCCCTTCTACAGTCTGCCGCCCGGCGGAGTCACCGCCGGGGCGGGCGAGGTGATCCAGCACCGGGCCGCCGAGTTCCGGATCGAGCCGACCGGCCTGATCAACCAGCGTGTCCGCTCCTGGCAGTTGCTCTACGGCTCCGCCGACGCCGAAGGCCGCCGGATCGCCGTCTCCGGCACCCTGCTCGTCCCCGAGGCCCCGTACGCGGGGCCGGGCCCGCGCCCCGTGGTCGCGCACGCCATCGGCACCCACGGCCTGGGCGACCGGTGCGCCCCCTCGCGGGCGCTGGCCGGGGGCACCCAGTACGAGACCATCCTGATCAAAGCGATGCTCGACCGAGGCTGGGCCGTGGTCGCGACCGACTACCAGGGGCTCGGCACCGCCGGCGGGCACAGCTACGTCAACGGGCGGGCCGAGGGCCAGGCCGTACTGGACTCGGTGCGCGCCGCCCAGCGGCTGCCCGGGGCGGGGATCGCTCCCGACGCCCCGGTCGTCATCGCCGGCTACTCGCAGGGCGGCCAGGCGGCGAGCTGGGCGGCCGAGCTGCAGCCCTCGTACGCACCGGAGCTGAAGCTGCGCGGCGCCTCGGTCGGGGCGCCCGCCGCGGACCTCCTGCTGGTCGCGAAGGGGGTGGACGGCACCCCGGCCTTCGGCTTCGGCCTGACCGCGGCCGTCGGCCTCAAGCACGCGTACCCGGAACTGCCGCTGGAGGAGCTGTTCACCGACCACGGCCGCGAACTACTGGCCGACATCTCCGACGACTGCACACTGCAGATCGCCGCCAAGTACGGGATGCACAGCTGGGACCGGCTGACCACCGAGGATCCGTTCACGCGGCCCGACTGGCGCGGCCGGCTGGCCGAGCAGCGGGCCGGGCAGCAGCGTCCGGCGGTGCCGGTGCGGCTGTACCACTCGCGCCTGGACGACGTGATCCCGTACCGGGCGGGCACCGAGCTCAAGGACCGGCTGTGCGGGCTCGGCGCGTCCGTCGACTGGGACACCTACCTGACGCCCACCCACATGGCCACCTTCTACGCCGCCGCCCCGGCGACCGTCGGGTGGCTGGCGGACCGCATCGAGGGCCGGCCGGCGGAGAACGACTGCTGA